AATTTTCCTTGTCTTCAGGAGTGTCTGACATTCACAATTCGCACTAGCAATAGTATGCGTGGCGTAGCGGCGATTTGTCAGTCAGCCTTACTGCATGGTGGTATGTCATGGCGGCAAGCTATTTATATAATGAGCTTATCCTGCATGCACCGAACCCATGCACAGTTAATGGGGTGTACAATAAAACGCTAGGCTAATATTAAGCTTTAGGTTTTTTTGCACCGTATTTAGAACGACCTTGTTTACGGTCTTTTACGTCTGCGCAGTCAAGAGCACCACGAACGGTGTGATAACGTACACCTGGTAGGTCTTTTACACGACCACCACGGATAAGTACAACACTGTGTTCTTGTAGGTTATGACCTTCGCCGCCGATGTAGCTTGATACTTCATAACCTGAAGTCAAACGTACACGACAAACTTTACGCATGGCTGAGTTTGGCTTTTTTGGCGTGGTAGTATATACGCGAGTACATACGCCGCGACGCTGTGGGCACGCTTCCAACGCAGGAACTTTTGACTTTTCCTTGATGGATTTGCGACCTTTACGAATCAATTGGTTAGTTGTTGCCATAAGGCATCCTTCTCCCGTTTGGTATAAAACAAAAAAATGGGCTAATCCACCGTCCATCTCACGTCATGCGTGGATTTTTGGGGAACCCATTTTTAGGACAGTGTATTATAAAGATATGTTGCTGATATTTCAACTACTTATAGCGAGTTGTACTTTACAATACTTAAAAGATATGCATTAAGTATACGCTACTACTTGCTTGGTATCTAGTTGAGCATTTGAATGTTCAACAGACCCTATATCTTTGTGAATAATAAATGGTGATATCGTCTGAAATTTCAAGTGATATAAAAAAATCACTTCACTTTGGTTTTTTGCACTACTTTGTCAATGCTACTCTCAGACGATATCTTTATACATTCGTTTTAACCAAAAACTCTCTACTTTTTATTGGTAGCGTTTTCGGTCTCATCTGCTTTTGTTTTTTCTAGCTCTGCATCTGACTTATTTTCTGCCTCATCATCTGATGACTTATCTGTGGGGGCCGCTGCTTCGCTCGCTGTATTGTTATTTTGCTCATCATTCTTCGCTTCGCTGGCATTAGTTTCGTCAGATTTTTTGCTTTCGTCAGATTTGGTTTCACTGACTTTTGCTTCACTGCTACTATCATCAGTGATTTTTGCAAGCTTTGGCTCTGGCGCAAAAGTTGCTTGGGCGACACCAATCACTTCATCAATCAAATGACTATTATAATGCATACCAACGCCTACAGCAGTGATCGGTAGCAGTTTGCGTATCCAAGCCAGATTGATTTGATCCAGATCGACACCGACTTGCCCAGCAACCTTATCCACTTGTTCAGCATAAAAATTCACATTTTGGTTTTTGAGACCTAGGTTTTTCAGCTCACTATGTAGACCACGGCTTTGTGCATTATCGAGTAGTCCTTTACCAACGCCAATCCCTGCGAGCAACGCTTGCTTTTCTTGCATCTTACTCAGGTCTGCACTGGCAAGCAGCTCATAGGCCATTTTTACACCTTGCTTACCCGTTAGTGGACGGTCATATACAGCGGCCAGCTGATAAACAGTACGTAAGGATACCAATAGCAACCATAAGGTATCAGCCAACAAGCCTGGTAAACCCGCCAGTCCAGTGATACCGCCTAATGTGGCCAATGCTCGGTTTTGATTGGCAATGTCAGTTGCTAGCGCATAACGCTCTTCATCATCTAAGTTACTAACGTCAGCAAAACGATGCTCACTTGGCAGATCTAACT
The sequence above is a segment of the Psychrobacter fulvigenes genome. Coding sequences within it:
- a CDS encoding EcsC family protein, with amino-acid sequence MAKRSTLSVGLSTVGHFTRNNLERMGSLIDSSNAKTSKPRQYKAVDLGDNDYQQDLFREQTLKATQQLLGNRFATYGKYAKKVVPNSLFQSTLDGAFAQVAMLAARWSQLDLPSEHRFADVSNLDDEERYALATDIANQNRALATLGGITGLAGLPGLLADTLWLLLVSLRTVYQLAAVYDRPLTGKQGVKMAYELLASADLSKMQEKQALLAGIGVGKGLLDNAQSRGLHSELKNLGLKNQNVNFYAEQVDKVAGQVGVDLDQINLAWIRKLLPITAVGVGMHYNSHLIDEVIGVAQATFAPEPKLAKITDDSSSEAKVSETKSDESKKSDETNASEAKNDEQNNNTASEAAAPTDKSSDDEAENKSDAELEKTKADETENATNKK
- the rpsL gene encoding 30S ribosomal protein S12 yields the protein MATTNQLIRKGRKSIKEKSKVPALEACPQRRGVCTRVYTTTPKKPNSAMRKVCRVRLTSGYEVSSYIGGEGHNLQEHSVVLIRGGRVKDLPGVRYHTVRGALDCADVKDRKQGRSKYGAKKPKA